One part of the Ornithorhynchus anatinus isolate Pmale09 chromosome 21, mOrnAna1.pri.v4, whole genome shotgun sequence genome encodes these proteins:
- the DHRS7C gene encoding dehydrogenase/reductase SDR family member 7C, which yields MGLPLVLFLPLVLLAGSGVLFIYRQVSGLWARSAVQNRVVVITDATSGLGKECSRLFHAGGARLVLCGRDWEKLEELCEALRGVADPSKTFPPRLVFLDLSDINCVQDVAKEVSDCYGCVDVLVNNASVKLKGPVQSLSLELDKEIMEANYFGPITLTKALLPGMLSRRTGQIVLVNTVQGRVGLPFRTAYAASKHAVLGFFDCLRAEVEEFDVAVSTVSPAFVRPAGPRPGTRDGPVRKLFFRKPAYGSHPADVAEEVMRVVRGKRPEVLLLDPLPRVALYVRTLLPDLFFAVTGRGVEDRPSAPRDG from the exons ATGGGCCTGCCGCTGgtgctcttcctgcctctggtgcTCTTGGCCGGGAGCGGCGTCCTCTTCATCTACCGGCAGGTGTCCGGGCTGTGGGCCAGGTCGGCCGTCCAGAACCGGGTGGTGGTCATCACCGACGCCACGTCGGGCCTGGGGAAGG AGTGTTCCCGCTTGTTCCACGCCGGCGGGGCGAGGCTGGTGCTGTGCGGCCGCGactgggagaagctggaggagctGTGCGAAGCGCTCCGCGGCGTCGCCGATCCGAGCAAG ACCTTCCCCCCGAGGCTCGTCTTCCTGGACCTCTCGGACATAAACTGCGTCCAGGATGTAGCCAAGGAGGTGTCGGACTGTTACGGCTGCGTGGACGTCCTCGTCAACAACGCCAGCGTGAAGCTGAAAGGGCCGGTCCAGAGCCTCTCCCTGGAGCTGGACAAGGAGATCATGGAGGCCAACTACTTCGGGCCCATCACGCTGACCAAAG CTCTGCTTCCCGGCATGTTGTCCCGTAGGACCGGCCAGATCGTCCTGGTGAACACCGTGCAGGGGAGAGTGGGGCTGCCCTTCCGCACGGCCT ACGCGGCCTCGAAGCACGCCGTCCTGGGCTTCTTCGACTGCCTGCGGGCCGAGGTGGAAGAGTTCGACGTGGCGGTCAGCACCGTCAGCCCGGCCTTCgtccgccccgccgggccccggccggggacCCGGGACGGCCCCGTCCGGAAGC TCTTCTTCAGGAAGCCGGCCTACGGGTCCCACCCGGCGGACGTGGCCGAGGAGGTGATGCGCGTCGTCCGCGGGAAGAGGCCGGAGGTCCTGCTGCTCGACCCCCTGCCCCGGGTCGCCCTCTACGTCCGCACCCTCCTGCCCGACCTGTTCTTCGCCGTGACGGGCCGCGGGGTCGAGGACCGGCCGAGCGCCCCGCGGGACGGGTGA